GCCTCGACACGGGCGTGCCACTGGTCAGCCAAGTCTCCCAATACATCATCTCCGCTGGCGGCAAGCGCCTGCGGCCCGCACTGCTGCTGCTGATGTCCGGCGCACTGGGCTACACAGGCGAGCAACGCTTCAACCTGGCCGCCGTGGTGGAGTTCATCCACACCGCCACACTGCTGCACGACGACGTGGTTGACGAATCGACCCTGCGACGTGGACGTGCAACCGCCAACGAATCCTTCGGCAACCCGGCCAGCGTACTGGTCGGCGACTTTCTGTACTCGCGCGCATTTCAGATGATGTTGGATGCAAACAACATTCGCATCATGGAAATCCTGGCTGAAGCCACCAACGTGATCGCCGAGGGCGAGGTGCTTCAGTTGATGAACATGCACGACGCATCGCTGGACGAAACGGCGTACCTGCGCGTGATCCGCTCGAAGACCGCCAAGCTTTTCGAAGCCAGCACCCGGCTCGCCGCCGTGCTGGCCGGCGTCACACCGGAAGTCGAGGAAGCCTGCGCCACTTATGGACAGGCACTGGGCACCGCCTTCCAGGTGATCGACGATGTTCTTGATTACGCAGGTGATGCCCAGGAAACCGGAAAAAACGTCGGCGACGACCTCCGCGAAGGCAAGACCACGCTTCCCCTCATCTTTGCCATGCAGCGAGGCACCCCAGCGCAAAGCGGGTTGGTGCGCGCCGCCATCGAGGCCGGCGACACAGCTCAATTGGGCAAGGTGGTAGAGATCGTTCGCGAAACCGGTGCGCTGGATGCATCCCGCGCCGCCGCCGCGGCCGAAGCCAAACGCGCAATAGATGCATTGCGCGACTTTCCGTCCAATTCGCATGCTTCCGGTTTGCTACAATTGGCGGCTCAGTTGCTTGAGCGACGTGCCTGAAACACCTCACCAGAGTTGGCATCTAGGACAACTTCTTTTTCTTGCAACCAATCGGGGTGTAGCTTAGCCTGGTAGAGCGCTACGTTCGGGACGTAGAGGCCGGAGGTTCGAATCCTCTCACCCCGACCAGCCTTTGGCTGGCACAAATAATGGCCATCCCTGTTGCTGTGTAGCGATTTACAGCACAGGGGCGATGAGCGATGATCGTGAAGCACTTTCTCACATCTTTTGCATTCGCTGAATGGCCGCTGCCGAACTTCCAGTTAAAGAACTCTCGCAAATTGCCCTCCCGGGCTTGGCGCGCGCTCTCGTTTCGGCCGGCAAACTGCCTGCAAAAATCGCAGAGGACATCTATCAGAAGTCCCTGAGCGGTCGCACCAGCTTCATTGCGGAACTGACCGGCACCGGCGCCGTTTCGGCAGCGGATCTCGCCCACACGCTTTCCACCGCGTTCGGCGCCCCGCTGCTCGATCTCGATGCGATCGATCAACAGCGCCTGCCCAAGGACCTGCTTGATCCCAAGCTGTGCCTCGCGTACCGCATCGTCGTCCTCAGCAAGCGCAACAACCGTCTCATTGTTGCAACGGCCGATCCATCGGACCAGCAGGCGGCGGAAAAGATCAAGTTCGCCTCCCAGATGGGGGTCGACTGGGTCATCGCGGAGTACGACAAGCTCTCGCGAATGATCGAAGCCGCCGCAGCGACTGCAGCGGAGACCATCAACAGCATCGTCGGCGCCGAGTTCGAATTCGACGATGTCGGCGCCGATACCTCGGGCGATGCCAGCGAACAAGCTGTTGCCGAGGTCGAAGATGCGCCGGTCGTGCGCTTTCTGCACAAGATGCTGCTCGACGCCGTCAGCATGCGGGCCTCGGACATTCACTTCGAGCCCTACGAGCATCACTACCGCGTGCGTTTCCGGGTTGACGGCGAACTGCGCGAAATCGCGAGCCCGCCCACGGTCATCAAGGACAAGCTGGCGTCACGCATCAAGGTCATTTCCCGGCTCGACATCTCCGAAAAACGCGTGCCGCAGGACGGCCGCATGAAGCTCAAAATCGGGCCGGACCGCGTGATCGACTTTCGCGTGAGCACGTTGCCCACGCTGTTCGGCGAGAAGATCGTGGTTCGTATTCTCGACCCCAGCAGTGCACGCCTGGGCATCGATGCGCTGGGCTACGACGCCGTCGAAAAGGAACGGCTCCTCCATGCGATCGGCCGCCCTTACGGCATGGTGCTCGTCACCGGCCCGACGGGCTCGGGCAAGACGGTGTCGCTCTACACCTGCCTGAACCTGCTGAACCAGCCGGGCGTCAACATCGCGACGGCGGAAGACCCGTCCGAAATCAACCTCCCCGGCGTCAACCAGGTCAACGTCAACGAACGGGCCGGACTGACCTTCGCCACAGCGCTGCGCGCCTTCCTGCGCCAGGATCCCGACATCATCATGGTCGGCGAAATTCGCGACCTCGAAACCGCCGATATCTCGATCAAGGCCGCGCAGACCGGTCACCTGGTGCTCTCGACGCTGCATACCAACGACGCGCCGACCACGCTCACGCGCATGCGCAACATGGGCATCGCGCCGTTCAACATCGCATCGAGCGTGATCCTGATCACCGCGCAGCGGCTTGCGCGCCGCCTGTGCACCGTATGCCGTGTGCCGGTCGACATCCCGCGCGAAGCGCTGCTGGAGGCCGGCTTCAAGGAGTCGGACCTGAACGGCACGTGGAAACCTTACCGGCCCGTGGGCTGCTCCGCATGCAGCGGCGGCTACAAGGGCCGGGTCGGCATCTACCAGGTGATGCCGATCACCGAGGCCATCCAGGAAATCATCCTGCGCGATGGCAGCGCGCTCGACATCGCGCAGCAATCCGAAGCCGAGGGCGTGCGTTCGCTGCGCCAGTCGGGCCTCGGGAAAGTCATGCAGGGCCTCACTTCGCTCGAAGAAGTGGTGGCCTGCACCAACGAATAACGAACACTGAATACCGGAGATCGAATGGCAACAGTGGCATCCCCCCGCTCCTCCCAGGTCACGCACAAGGAATTTGTCTTCGAGTGGGAAGGCAAGGACCGCAATGGCAAGCTGGTGCGCGGCGAACTCCGGGCCGCCGGCGAGAACCAGGTGCAAGCGGCGCTGCGCCGCCAGGGTGTGCTCGCCAGCAAGATCAAGAAGCGCCGCATGCGCTCGGGCAAGGCCATCAAGCCGAAGGACATCGCGATCTTCACGCGCCAGTTGGCGACGATGATGAAGGCCGGCGTGCCGTTGATGCAGTCCTTCGACATCGTCGGTCGCGGCAATGCGAATGCGAGCGTTGCGAAGCTGCTCAACGACATCCGCAGCGATGTGGAAACCGGCACGTCACTTTCGTCGGCCTTTCGCAAGTTCCCGAAGTATTTCGACAACCTGTACTGCAATCTGGTGGAAGCGGGCGAAGCGGCCGGCATCCTGGAAGATCTGCTGGACCGCCTTGCCACCTACATGGAGAAGACCGAGGCGATCAAGTCGAAGATCAAGTCGGCATTGATGTATCCGACTTCCGTCGTCGTTGTCGCGTTCGTGGTGGTCGCGATCATCATGATTTTCGTGATTCCGGCCTTCAAGCAGGTATTCACTTCGTTCGGCGCCGACCTGCCCGCCCCCACATTGTTCGTGATGGCCATGAGCGAGTTCTTCGTGTCTTACTGGTGGCTGATCTTCGGGGGTATCGGCGGCGGGTTCTACTTTTTCATGCAGGCGTGGAAACGCAACGAGCGCATGCAAAAGTTCATGGACCGCCTCGTGCTGCGCATTCCGATTTTTGGCACGCTGATTGAAAAATCCTGCATCGCACGCTGGACACGAACGCTGGCAACGATGTTTGCAGCCGGCGTCCCCTTGGTCGAGGCTCTCGATTCAGTGGGCGGTGCCTCCGGCAATTCCGTCTATGGCGATGCCACCGCCAAGATCCAGCAAGAAGTCTCGACCGGCACCAGCCTGACCGCGGCCATGACCAACGTCAATCTCTTCCCCTCGATGGTGATCCAGATGACCGCCATCGGCGAAGAATCCGGCTCCATCGACCACATGCTGGGCAAAGCTGCCGACTTCTACGAATCCGAGGTGGACGACATGGTCGCGGGCCTCTCCAGCCTCATGGAGCCCATCATCATCGTGTTCCTCGGCACGATCATCGGCGGCATCGTAGTGTCGATGTACCTGCCCATCTTCAAGCTCGGCCAAGTCGTCTGATGCCGGTTTCGCAAGGGTTCGACGCCGTCCTGGCCGGCGTGCTGGGGCTATTGATCGGCAGCTTCCTCAATGTCGTGATCTACCGGACGCCGGTCATGATGTACCGCGACTGGCTGTCCGATGCCGTTGCCAACCTGATGACGTCGAAGGACGTGCCTTCGCTCTGGTCGCTGGTCTTCGGCCCGAAGGCCACGCCTCCCGCAGGGCTCGAAGCCGCGGCGGACAAGGCCGCAACGGCGATCGAGAACCTCCCGCCCTTCGATCTCACCCGCCCCGCCTCGCGCTGCGGCGCCTGCGGCCACAAGATTCGCTGGTACCAGAACATCCCGGTCCTGAGCTACCTGTTCCTGCGCGGCCGCTGCGCTTCGTGCAAAACCTCGATCAGCCCGCGCTATCCGCTGGTCGAACTGGTCACGGGCGCGCTGTTCGCCCTCTGCGGCTGGCGCTTCGGCCTCACGCCCACCGGCGCCTTGTGGGCGGCGTTCGCCGCACTGCTGATCTGCCAGTTCCTGATCGATTTCGACACCCAGTTCCTGCCCGATTCGCTGAACTACACCCTCCTCTGGCTTGGCCTCATTGGCGCAGCGATGGGCTGGACCGGTGTGCCCCTGAGCTCGGCTGTGTGGGGCGCCGTGTTCGGCTACCTGAGCCTCTGGCTTGTGTACCATGCCTATCGCCTGGTCACGGGCAAGGAAGGCATGGGCTATGGAGACTTCAAACTGCTCGCGGCACTGGGAGTCTGGCTCGGCGCCGACTATCTCATCGCCATCATCCTCGTCTCTTCGCTGGTGGGTGCCGTGATCGGTATCACCCTGCGTGTCGTCGGCAAGCTGGCGCACAAGGACATCCCCATCGCCTTCGGTCCCTTCCTGGCCGGCGCGGGCCTCGTCTGCCTCGTGATCGGTCCTGAAGTCGTGCGGCAATGGGTTCCCTTCGCGTTCCCACTCGGCGCGCTGATCCATTGAGAAATCCGGCATGGTTCGGCGCATCGGCCTGACGGGCGGCATTGGCAGCGGCAAGAGCACCGTTGCCGGGCTGCTGGTTGCCCAGGGCGCCGTGCTGGTCGACACCGATGCGATCGCGCGCAGCATCGCCCAGGCTGGCGGCATCGCGATGCCTGCCCTCGAGGCCACCTTCGGTCGCACCGTGATCGCCGCGGACGGTGGCCTCGACAGGGCCGCCATGCGCCAGATCGTGTTCGCCGATGCGGGCGCCAAGCTCCGGCTCGAATCCATCCTGCATCCGCTGATCGGCACGGAAACGCAGCGCCAGGCTGCGGCTGCAGGCGAAGACGCCGTCGTGGTCTTCGACGTGCCGCTTCTCGTCGAATCCGGACGCTGGCGCGCCATCGTGGACCGGGTGCTGGTGGTCGATGCCACCGAGGCCACGCAGCTCCAGCGCGTCGTCGCGCGTTCGGGCTGGACGCCCGATGCCGTCAACGCGGTGATCGCCCAGCAGGCGCCGCGCAAAGCGCGCCGGGCCGCAGCCGATGCGGTGATTTACAACGAGTCATTGACGCTCGCGGAACTCGAAATCGAAGTGCAGGGTCTCTGGGAGCTGTGGGCTGCGGCCACCACGCGATAATCCGAGACCTGCCGCTGCCGCGGCCGCATAACGATTACGACAAAAAGGCGCTCGCCGCAGTGCCCTCCCCGAGATGCTTTTCAACTCGTATCCCTTCATTTTTGTCTTTTTCCCGTTGGTCCTGATCGGGTTCTTCCTGATCGGCAAGCGCAACGCCCGCGCCGCCGCCGGCTTCCTCGCACTGGCTTCGCTCTTCTTCTACGGCTGGTGGAGCGTGCAGGCCCTGCCGCTGCTGCTGGGCTCCATCTGCGTCAACTACTGGTTCGGACTGCAACTGTCGCCTGCGCCGGGCCGCGACGACCGCAAGCGCAAGACGCTGCTGATCAGTGCACTGGTGGTCAACCTGGGCGTGCTGGCCGTCTTCAAGTACGCCAACTTCTTCCTGGAAAACGTCGATGCCGGCCTGGTCGCGGCGGGCCTCACGCCGATCGAGCTGGTGCACATCGTGCTGCCGATCGGCATCTCGTTCTATACCTTCACGCAGATCGCCTTCCTGGTCGACTGCTGGCAGGGCAAGGTGCACGAGCGCAGCTTCGTCCACTACCTGCTGTTCGTGACCTACTTCCCGCACCTGATCGCGGGGCCCGTGCTGCATCACGCGCAGATGATGCCGCAGTTCGCGAACAGTGCCACCTACCGGCTCGACCCGAACAAGGTGGCGATCGGCATCGCGATCTTCGTCTTCGGCCTTGCCAAGAAGCTCCTGATCGCCGACCCGCTGGGCCAGTACGCCGACATGATGTTCAACGGCGTGCACAAGGGCATCGAGCCCACGCTCTACACGGCGTGGTTCGGCGCGCTGGCCTATACGCTGCAGATCTACTTCGACTTCTCGGGCTACTCGGACATGGCGGTGGGCCTGTCGCTGTGCCTGGGCGTGCAGCTGCCGCTCAACTTCCGCTCGCCCTACAAGTCGACCAACATCATCGAGTTCTGGCGCCGCTGGCACATCTCGCTGTCGACGTTCCTGCGCGACTACCTCTACGTGCCGCTGGGCGGCAACCGCAAGGGCCCGGCCCGGCGCTACCTGAACCTGTTCCTCACGATGCTGCTGGGCGGCCTGTGGCATGGCGCCGCGTGGACCTTCGTGATCTGGGGCGCCCTGCACGGCATCTTCCTGATGATCAACCACCTCTGGAATGCCAAGGTGCGGCGCAACGCCACGCCCGGCCGCATCGCCCGGGTGCTCGGCTGGTTCCTGACCTTCCTCTGCGTGGTGGTGGCGTGGATCGTCTTCCGCGCCGATGGCATGCACACGGCCATGGCGATCTACAAGGGCATGCTCGGCCTGCACGGCGCGCCGCCGTCGGCGTTCAGCGAGCTGGGCCCGGTTCCGTTCCGCAAACCCGAGTTCTTCCAGACCCTGCTGGTCGGCATCGTCATCTGCCTGGCGCTGCCGCCCACGATCACGCTGGAGCGCTGGATCCCGCATCCGAAGGCTGTCGCAGGCCGCCCGGTCATGGCGTGGCTCTCCACCGCGGTCCTGGCCATCGGCACCTTCGCGCTGTTCGCCTGGTGCGTCTCGAAGCTGGGCAACTACAGCCCGTTCCTCTACTTCCAATTCTGATTCGACATGACGATGCCCGCGAAAGTCTGGCTGCGGTTCTTCTTCATCGGCTACATCGTGCTGATGGGGCTGTGGATCGTTTCGCTGACCAGCCCCATTCCCTACGGCGACCTCACGCGGATCGGGCGCCTTTCCGAGCGTGAGTTCGGCTGGACCGCGCCCCCGCCCAAGGTCGACCCCGCATTGCTCAAGGGCACGCCGGTGGACCAGGCCGACATCATGGTCATCGGCGACAGCTTCTCCATGACCTTCCGCTGGCAGTCCAAGCTCGTTGCGGCTGGCTACCGCGTCTCGACCACGTACTGGGGCCAGTACGAGAACGCGCTGTGCGGCGATTTCGACCAGTGGATCCAGCGCTCGGGATTCAAGGGCAAGCTGATCATCATCGAGAGTGTCGAACGCCTGCTGGGCGACCGCACCAAGGACAGCGCGAAGTGCCAGAAGATGCGCATGCCCTACGACGCCATGCCGCATCCCCTCGTCAAGCCGGACGAGACCGTGCCCGACCCGTCCCCCAACTGGAACGTCCAGTTCATGACCGGCGTGACCACCTACTACAACACCTGGAAAGCGAAAAAGTCTGCAACCGACACCTACTTCGACTGGAACACCTGGGTGCGCCCGGTGCCCAACGGCTGCAAGTACTTCTCGCACCATGCGTGCGACAAGATGCCGTTCTTTGCCGAAGACGAGGACAACGGCCCTCTGACCCTCGCGCACCTGGAGTGGATGAAGAACTTCACCCAGGCGCACAGCGCCATCCCGATCATGTGGATGGTGATCCCCAACAAGACCACGGTGTACCTGAAGCCCGACTACTCGAAGGATTTCGAAACGGGCTTCCGCGAATCGAAGCTGACGGGGCCCGACCTCTACGCTTTTACACGCGAGAAACACACCCAGGTTCGCGATTTCTATTTCTCGAACGACACTCACATGTCGATGCACGGACAGCTCCTGCTCGGCGACCGCATGCTGGCGGCTGTGCGCGAAGTGCTGCCGACGCCCCCTTCCAAATCACCCTGAAGTTATGATCCCGCGACAGGAAACCGATAAACACGCGTGATCCTTTACGAGTACCCCTTCAACGAGCGCATCCGCACCTACCTGAGGCTGGAACACCTGTTCCGTCGCCTCGGAGAACTGGTGCCCTCGGAATCGCCGCTCTCCCACCACTACGCCCTGATCACGATCTTCGAGATCATGGACGTGGCGGCGCGCGCCGACCTCAAGGCCGATGTGCTGCGAGATCTCGACAAGCACAAGAACGTCTTCAACAGCTACCGGGGCAATCCAGCCATTGCCGAAACGGTGCTCGACCAGGTGGTCGGCCAGCTCGAGGGCAACTTCGCCGCACTCAACGGCGTTGCCGGCAAGGCCGGCCAGGCGCTGACCGAGAACGAGTGGCTCATGAGCATCCGCAGCCGCGCCGGCATTCCGGGCGGCACCTGCGAGTTCGACCTGCCCGCCTATTTCGCCTGGCAGCACCGCACGCCGGCGAGCCGCCGCGCGGACCTGGAGCGCTGGTCGAACACGCTCTCGCCGCTGGCCTCTTCCATCTACCTGCTGCTCAAGCTGCTGCGCGACGCCGATGTGCCCTACAAGGTCATCGCCACGAACGGGCAGTTCCAGCAGAACCTGCCGCAGGGACGCAGCTTCCAGCTGCTGCGCCTGCGCATCGATCCTCGGCTGGGACTGGTCCCCGAAATCAGCGGCAATCGCCTGATGGTTTCGGTCCGGCTCATGCGGCACGAGGCCGACGACCGTTTGCATCAGAGCACGGAAGACGCGCCTTTTGAATTGACACTCTGCGCATGACGGGCAAGGTGAACGACAAAGGCGAGCGGATCGTCCGTTGCCCCAGTTGTGGCGGCGACAGTGTCTACGCGCCTTCCAACCCCTATCGGCCCTTCTGCAGCGCGCGCTGCAAGGGCGTCGATCTGGGCGCCTGGGCCAGCGAAGAATTCCGGATGCCGGCCGAGGCGCCGCCCGATGACGATCCGTTCGGCGATCCCAAGCTTCAGTAGAGCGCTGCCGCTTTAGCGGCCGCCGTCCCCGAGAAACACCTTGTCCAGATAGCCCGCGTGCTCCCGCACGTAGAAGGGCCGCAGGTGCTCGCGGTCCTTGTAGACCGGTGTGCCGTCCGGCATGGACCGCACGCACTCGCCCGATTGGCAGAGCTGCGCGAGCACGTCGATGGCCTCCGCGCCGCTCGATGCGGCAATGCGCTTCAACCGCTCGTTGAGCTGCGCCTGCTCGGGCGGCAGCGGACCGGTGGTGGTGCTGGTCAGCGCCGTCATCCGGCCCATGCGGCTGCCTTCGATCAGGCGGCGCGGCTCGAACTCCACGCTGCGCGCGTTGTCCAGCAGCAGATACACCTTCTTCTTGCTCTGGACCAGCGTCGTCAACAATTTCTCGAGCGCATCGAGCGAACGCCCGAGCCCCGGGCCACCGTTGTTGATCGGATAGTTCGCTGCCCCTTCCCGGAAATAGAAGGCCAGCGGGAAATTCCCTGTGAAGTAGCAGTTCCAGCAAGCGCCGACGACGACCGTGTCGATCCGCGGATCGAGCGCCAGCTCCAGCATGCTGGTGCGCGCCTTGTCGCAGCCCTCATTGCCATCGGACAGCACACCCGGCACGGGCGGGCAGGCGCCATAGGTCGCGAAGTACGCCGTGGCCATCTGGCCCGGTGCGCTGCGGGCAAGCTCCAATGCGCGCGGCGCGTATTGCTGCACATGGCTGTCGCCGATCAGCAGCACCTTGCGCGCGCCGCTGCCGGTGCGCTCGACCTTGTGCGCTCCCAGCTTCTCTTGCTTGAAGCCGTCGTAGTAGTTGTCGTCCACGGTGGCATCGGTCACCTTGCGCAGCAGGTCGCTGCCGTTGCGCGGCGGCATGCCGCCCAGCGCCAGCACGCCGACCAGCGCTACCGCCACGCCGGAGGCGGCCAGCGTGCATAGCATGCCGACGCTCGTGCGCGCCCGGGTGAAACGTTCGAGAAATCGGTAGGTGGCCCACGCCAGCAAGACGCTCGCGACCACCGCACCTGCACGCACCCATGCCGACGGGTTGCCCTCTTCCACGATCCGTGCATACACCAGCAGCGGCCAGTGCCACAGGTAGAGCGGATAGCTGATGAGGCCGATCCACACCATCACCCGGTTCGAGAGCAGGTACTTGTTCAGCACCCCGCCCGGCCCGGCCGCAATGCAGCTCACCGCCCCCAGCGTCGGCAGCAGCGCCCACCAGCCGGGGAAGGCCTTGTCGCTGCGCGTCATGACGAGCCCCAGCACGATCAGGCCCACGCCGAGCACCGACTGGAGATGGCTGCGCCACACGTTCGGCGCGACGGGTTTGAGTCGCATGCACGCCAGGATGCCGCCGACCATCAGCTCCCAGAAGCGCGACGCCGGCGAATAAAAGGCGGCCTCGCGGAACGGATGCACCGTCGTCACGTTGACCAGGAACGACGCCACGGCAATCACCCACAGCAGCCGCACGATCGGCCAGCGCCGACGCCATGCCACGCCCAGCAGCAGCGGCCAGAAAATATAGAACTGCTCCTCGATGCCGAGGGACCACAGGTGCAGCAGCGGCTTGGTCTCGGCCGCGGTATCGAAGTACCCCGACTCGCCCCAGAAGATGAAGTTGGCCACGAAGGCCGCGCCGCCCGCCGCCTGCTTGCCGAGCTCGGCGAACTCCCGCGGCAGCAGCGCATACCAACCGAAGGCCAGCGTCGCCGCCAGCACCAGCATCAGCGCCGGAAAAATCCGCCGGATGCGGCGCGCATAGAAGTCGCGGTAGCTGAAGTCGCTCGCCGCGTGGCTCTGCATGATGATCGTCGTGATCAGGAAGCCCGAGATCACGAAGAAGATGTCGACGCCGATGAAGCCTCCCGGCAGCGCGTCGGGAAACGCATGGAAGGCCAGCACCGACGCGACGGCGACGGCGCGCAGGCCGTCGATGTCGGGGCGGTACTTGGGATGCATCTTCGGGTTCAGGCCGCGGGCACTGTGCGGCCGTCGTGCCGGCCGGTCGCCCGCATCAGGCCAGCGTCGAGACGGCCATCGCCGCCGAAGCGGGCAGGCCGCGCTCCTGCACCAGCCATTCGAGCACGGGCAGCGCGCCCGGTAGCACCGGTGCCACGTCGAGCGGCAGTTGCTGCCACGCCATCGCCTGGCCTTCGCGCATCTCGAACTCGCCGGTCCAGGCCGTCACCTTGCACCAGTGCAGGCGCACCAGCGCATGCGGATAGTCGTGCTCCGTGACCTTCCAGACCGAAGCACCTTCAATGGTGATGCCGAGTTCTTCCTGCAGTTCACGGCGCAGCGCCTCTTCGACGGTTTCACCGGCTTCGATCTTGCCGCCCGGAAACTCCCAGTAGCCCGCGTAGGCCTTGCCTTCGGGCCGGGTCGAGAGCAGCAGCGCATCGTCGGCCAGACGGATCAACACG
This region of Variovorax sp. RKNM96 genomic DNA includes:
- a CDS encoding polyprenyl synthetase family protein, whose translation is MPVPAADTSPTATVLDLIAGDMVEVDRVIARRLDTGVPLVSQVSQYIISAGGKRLRPALLLLMSGALGYTGEQRFNLAAVVEFIHTATLLHDDVVDESTLRRGRATANESFGNPASVLVGDFLYSRAFQMMLDANNIRIMEILAEATNVIAEGEVLQLMNMHDASLDETAYLRVIRSKTAKLFEASTRLAAVLAGVTPEVEEACATYGQALGTAFQVIDDVLDYAGDAQETGKNVGDDLREGKTTLPLIFAMQRGTPAQSGLVRAAIEAGDTAQLGKVVEIVRETGALDASRAAAAAEAKRAIDALRDFPSNSHASGLLQLAAQLLERRA
- the pilB gene encoding type IV-A pilus assembly ATPase PilB, which codes for MAAAELPVKELSQIALPGLARALVSAGKLPAKIAEDIYQKSLSGRTSFIAELTGTGAVSAADLAHTLSTAFGAPLLDLDAIDQQRLPKDLLDPKLCLAYRIVVLSKRNNRLIVATADPSDQQAAEKIKFASQMGVDWVIAEYDKLSRMIEAAAATAAETINSIVGAEFEFDDVGADTSGDASEQAVAEVEDAPVVRFLHKMLLDAVSMRASDIHFEPYEHHYRVRFRVDGELREIASPPTVIKDKLASRIKVISRLDISEKRVPQDGRMKLKIGPDRVIDFRVSTLPTLFGEKIVVRILDPSSARLGIDALGYDAVEKERLLHAIGRPYGMVLVTGPTGSGKTVSLYTCLNLLNQPGVNIATAEDPSEINLPGVNQVNVNERAGLTFATALRAFLRQDPDIIMVGEIRDLETADISIKAAQTGHLVLSTLHTNDAPTTLTRMRNMGIAPFNIASSVILITAQRLARRLCTVCRVPVDIPREALLEAGFKESDLNGTWKPYRPVGCSACSGGYKGRVGIYQVMPITEAIQEIILRDGSALDIAQQSEAEGVRSLRQSGLGKVMQGLTSLEEVVACTNE
- a CDS encoding type II secretion system F family protein; the protein is MATVASPRSSQVTHKEFVFEWEGKDRNGKLVRGELRAAGENQVQAALRRQGVLASKIKKRRMRSGKAIKPKDIAIFTRQLATMMKAGVPLMQSFDIVGRGNANASVAKLLNDIRSDVETGTSLSSAFRKFPKYFDNLYCNLVEAGEAAGILEDLLDRLATYMEKTEAIKSKIKSALMYPTSVVVVAFVVVAIIMIFVIPAFKQVFTSFGADLPAPTLFVMAMSEFFVSYWWLIFGGIGGGFYFFMQAWKRNERMQKFMDRLVLRIPIFGTLIEKSCIARWTRTLATMFAAGVPLVEALDSVGGASGNSVYGDATAKIQQEVSTGTSLTAAMTNVNLFPSMVIQMTAIGEESGSIDHMLGKAADFYESEVDDMVAGLSSLMEPIIIVFLGTIIGGIVVSMYLPIFKLGQVV
- a CDS encoding A24 family peptidase, with protein sequence MPVSQGFDAVLAGVLGLLIGSFLNVVIYRTPVMMYRDWLSDAVANLMTSKDVPSLWSLVFGPKATPPAGLEAAADKAATAIENLPPFDLTRPASRCGACGHKIRWYQNIPVLSYLFLRGRCASCKTSISPRYPLVELVTGALFALCGWRFGLTPTGALWAAFAALLICQFLIDFDTQFLPDSLNYTLLWLGLIGAAMGWTGVPLSSAVWGAVFGYLSLWLVYHAYRLVTGKEGMGYGDFKLLAALGVWLGADYLIAIILVSSLVGAVIGITLRVVGKLAHKDIPIAFGPFLAGAGLVCLVIGPEVVRQWVPFAFPLGALIH
- the coaE gene encoding dephospho-CoA kinase (Dephospho-CoA kinase (CoaE) performs the final step in coenzyme A biosynthesis.), coding for MVRRIGLTGGIGSGKSTVAGLLVAQGAVLVDTDAIARSIAQAGGIAMPALEATFGRTVIAADGGLDRAAMRQIVFADAGAKLRLESILHPLIGTETQRQAAAAGEDAVVVFDVPLLVESGRWRAIVDRVLVVDATEATQLQRVVARSGWTPDAVNAVIAQQAPRKARRAAADAVIYNESLTLAELEIEVQGLWELWAAATTR
- a CDS encoding MBOAT family protein, encoding MLFNSYPFIFVFFPLVLIGFFLIGKRNARAAAGFLALASLFFYGWWSVQALPLLLGSICVNYWFGLQLSPAPGRDDRKRKTLLISALVVNLGVLAVFKYANFFLENVDAGLVAAGLTPIELVHIVLPIGISFYTFTQIAFLVDCWQGKVHERSFVHYLLFVTYFPHLIAGPVLHHAQMMPQFANSATYRLDPNKVAIGIAIFVFGLAKKLLIADPLGQYADMMFNGVHKGIEPTLYTAWFGALAYTLQIYFDFSGYSDMAVGLSLCLGVQLPLNFRSPYKSTNIIEFWRRWHISLSTFLRDYLYVPLGGNRKGPARRYLNLFLTMLLGGLWHGAAWTFVIWGALHGIFLMINHLWNAKVRRNATPGRIARVLGWFLTFLCVVVAWIVFRADGMHTAMAIYKGMLGLHGAPPSAFSELGPVPFRKPEFFQTLLVGIVICLALPPTITLERWIPHPKAVAGRPVMAWLSTAVLAIGTFALFAWCVSKLGNYSPFLYFQF
- the zapD gene encoding cell division protein ZapD, whose protein sequence is MILYEYPFNERIRTYLRLEHLFRRLGELVPSESPLSHHYALITIFEIMDVAARADLKADVLRDLDKHKNVFNSYRGNPAIAETVLDQVVGQLEGNFAALNGVAGKAGQALTENEWLMSIRSRAGIPGGTCEFDLPAYFAWQHRTPASRRADLERWSNTLSPLASSIYLLLKLLRDADVPYKVIATNGQFQQNLPQGRSFQLLRLRIDPRLGLVPEISGNRLMVSVRLMRHEADDRLHQSTEDAPFELTLCA
- a CDS encoding DNA gyrase inhibitor YacG; its protein translation is MTGKVNDKGERIVRCPSCGGDSVYAPSNPYRPFCSARCKGVDLGAWASEEFRMPAEAPPDDDPFGDPKLQ
- a CDS encoding acyltransferase family protein, with the protein product MHPKYRPDIDGLRAVAVASVLAFHAFPDALPGGFIGVDIFFVISGFLITTIIMQSHAASDFSYRDFYARRIRRIFPALMLVLAATLAFGWYALLPREFAELGKQAAGGAAFVANFIFWGESGYFDTAAETKPLLHLWSLGIEEQFYIFWPLLLGVAWRRRWPIVRLLWVIAVASFLVNVTTVHPFREAAFYSPASRFWELMVGGILACMRLKPVAPNVWRSHLQSVLGVGLIVLGLVMTRSDKAFPGWWALLPTLGAVSCIAAGPGGVLNKYLLSNRVMVWIGLISYPLYLWHWPLLVYARIVEEGNPSAWVRAGAVVASVLLAWATYRFLERFTRARTSVGMLCTLAASGVAVALVGVLALGGMPPRNGSDLLRKVTDATVDDNYYDGFKQEKLGAHKVERTGSGARKVLLIGDSHVQQYAPRALELARSAPGQMATAYFATYGACPPVPGVLSDGNEGCDKARTSMLELALDPRIDTVVVGACWNCYFTGNFPLAFYFREGAANYPINNGGPGLGRSLDALEKLLTTLVQSKKKVYLLLDNARSVEFEPRRLIEGSRMGRMTALTSTTTGPLPPEQAQLNERLKRIAASSGAEAIDVLAQLCQSGECVRSMPDGTPVYKDREHLRPFYVREHAGYLDKVFLGDGGR
- a CDS encoding NUDIX domain-containing protein, yielding MSAQENGARKHTEVAVGVLIRLADDALLLSTRPEGKAYAGYWEFPGGKIEAGETVEEALRRELQEELGITIEGASVWKVTEHDYPHALVRLHWCKVTAWTGEFEMREGQAMAWQQLPLDVAPVLPGALPVLEWLVQERGLPASAAMAVSTLA